Proteins encoded by one window of Rutidosis leptorrhynchoides isolate AG116_Rl617_1_P2 chromosome 7, CSIRO_AGI_Rlap_v1, whole genome shotgun sequence:
- the LOC139858558 gene encoding uncharacterized protein codes for MSSRSRAWMVAGTVGLVEALKDQGFARWNYTIRTIHHHAKSNLRSLSQSNKLSSQAAMASNRRMEDKAKQSEESLRKVMYLSCWGPN; via the coding sequence atgagttCAAGAAGCAGAGCATGGATGGTGGCCGGAACAGTTGGATTAGTTGAAGCATTGAAAGATCAAGGCTTTGCACGGTGGAATTACACCATCCGTACCATCCACCACCACGCCAAGTCTAATCTCCGATCACTTTCTCAGTCAAATAAGTTGTCTTCTCAGGCAGCCATGGCTTCAAACAGACGCATGGAAGATAAGGCTAAGCAATCAGAGGAATCATTAAGAAAAGTCATGTACTTGAGCTGTTGGGGTCCCAATTAA